A genomic window from Vagococcus entomophilus includes:
- a CDS encoding T7SS effector LXG polymorphic toxin, whose amino-acid sequence MSNIKMGEVHDFYNSFEKNSSSLRDAVVGMRGSIQNLSSMKSFSGKGATATKNYLEEVHLNVSLSYQDSIDDLQKALKSSIESFHFNVDESQSCIIKTDYIQSLEKKLKSKKEAIKKEVDAINDEIASVSSICRVSKVNASLFLSAHKNVNKVMTSLVENFDQYMSEEAQIVSLVGESISALQNAQKNMKKISTSKGGIEAYQASMGNSVIAEIKNSKNIRKTYKNYIKTPAKGLYYAKLWKDAKNVNNASVIIKDGKIATYLRNGKKWGNTGYKVLRFKHGKVTKLGKEIFKKMGCIEGDPNFLFNYAGKNVKGVTKAIGKAAFDGAKKSFKLVDFKGYKELSKVGKALKAGGSVLSVATTGLMAYDNYNEARTSGLSKNKSIVSTVVGTVGDLAVSGASAQVGMAIGTALGGPAGLVIGTVIGASVGAIGSMAMNGVKKGMNYVLKNGVGKTVSDAGKFVTKKAKEVTKAVSDTVSDITKGFQSVGKWAFG is encoded by the coding sequence ATGTCAAATATCAAGATGGGTGAAGTTCATGATTTTTATAATAGTTTTGAGAAAAATAGTTCCTCTCTAAGAGATGCTGTAGTTGGGATGAGAGGATCAATACAAAATCTTTCCAGTATGAAGTCTTTTTCAGGGAAGGGGGCAACTGCTACAAAAAATTATTTAGAAGAAGTCCACCTGAATGTAAGCTTGTCCTATCAAGATTCAATCGATGATTTACAAAAAGCATTAAAGTCGTCAATAGAGTCATTTCATTTTAATGTAGATGAAAGTCAATCGTGTATTATCAAAACAGATTACATTCAATCTTTAGAAAAAAAATTAAAAAGTAAGAAAGAGGCGATAAAGAAAGAGGTGGATGCTATAAATGATGAAATCGCATCGGTTAGTAGTATCTGTCGTGTGAGTAAAGTCAATGCAAGTTTATTTTTAAGTGCGCATAAAAATGTAAATAAGGTTATGACTAGTCTAGTGGAAAATTTTGATCAATATATGTCGGAAGAAGCACAAATCGTTTCACTGGTTGGAGAATCAATTTCAGCCTTACAAAATGCTCAAAAAAACATGAAAAAAATATCAACTAGCAAAGGAGGGATAGAAGCATATCAAGCCTCAATGGGAAATAGTGTTATAGCTGAAATAAAAAATAGTAAAAATATAAGAAAAACATATAAAAATTATATTAAAACTCCTGCAAAAGGTTTATATTATGCTAAACTATGGAAAGATGCAAAAAACGTCAATAATGCTTCGGTGATTATTAAAGATGGTAAAATAGCCACATACTTAAGAAACGGCAAGAAGTGGGGAAATACGGGATATAAAGTCTTGCGCTTTAAACATGGAAAGGTAACAAAATTAGGAAAAGAAATTTTTAAAAAAATGGGATGTATAGAAGGAGATCCCAATTTTCTTTTTAACTACGCTGGAAAAAATGTAAAAGGAGTGACAAAAGCAATAGGAAAGGCTGCGTTTGACGGAGCTAAAAAAAGCTTTAAACTAGTTGACTTTAAAGGCTATAAAGAATTGTCAAAAGTTGGAAAAGCTTTGAAAGCTGGAGGATCTGTTTTATCAGTTGCCACCACTGGGTTAATGGCATATGACAATTATAATGAAGCAAGAACTTCTGGATTAAGCAAAAATAAAAGCATAGTGAGTACGGTAGTTGGGACAGTTGGAGATTTGGCCGTTTCGGGAGCTTCTGCACAGGTCGGAATGGCAATAGGGACGGCTTTAGGCGGGCCTGCGGGACTAGTTATTGGTACAGTAATTGGTGCTAGTGTTGGAGCAATAGGTTCAATGGCTATGAATGGCGTAAAAAAAGGAATGAATTATGTATTGAAGAATGGCGTGGGTAAAACTGTTTCTGATGCAGGAAAATTTGTTACTAAAAAGGCCAAAGAAGTTACAAAAGCTGTTTCTGACACTGTTTCTGATATTACAAAAGGATTTCAGAGTGTTGGAAAATGGGCATTTGGTTAA
- a CDS encoding TIGR04197 family type VII secretion effector: MAKVTLDKQVFDTNIKRVKTEVQQIKFQCSDNLGETNITPFTDYVAIIQEFKSMIDNYKQLVTDDTDKIMQMGEKIVESDKAIAEGIAQSKSK, translated from the coding sequence ATGGCAAAAGTTACATTAGACAAGCAAGTTTTTGATACAAATATAAAAAGAGTGAAGACAGAAGTACAACAGATAAAATTTCAATGTAGTGACAATCTTGGGGAAACGAATATTACACCATTTACAGATTATGTCGCAATCATTCAAGAATTTAAAAGTATGATTGACAATTATAAGCAATTAGTAACCGATGATACTGATAAAATTATGCAAATGGGAGAAAAAATAGTTGAATCTGACAAAGCAATTGCAGAAGGAATTGCACAGTCAAAAAGTAAATAA
- a CDS encoding YwqH-like family protein: MSDKDEAKKAQEKALKRSELSRKVSTASSHLNALNSQKSSLQAKIQKLKKALIAIKTHEADFNSSKQQLSSTTIEPSSWQGQKANNAKRNLAEMQAEASRIAKKIEQSIEDIETKKRELEQKMTTLEGQISSQTALISSLTAQINSI; the protein is encoded by the coding sequence ATGTCAGATAAGGATGAGGCAAAAAAAGCCCAAGAAAAAGCGCTAAAGCGCTCAGAACTTAGCAGAAAAGTAAGTACTGCAAGTAGTCATTTAAATGCGTTAAATAGTCAAAAAAGTAGTTTACAAGCTAAAATACAAAAATTAAAAAAAGCATTAATTGCGATTAAAACACATGAAGCAGATTTTAATTCAAGTAAACAACAACTGAGCTCAACGACGATTGAGCCCAGTTCCTGGCAGGGCCAAAAAGCAAATAATGCCAAACGAAATCTAGCCGAAATGCAAGCAGAAGCCAGTAGAATCGCAAAAAAAATCGAACAATCAATTGAAGACATTGAAACCAAAAAACGAGAATTGGAACAAAAAATGACAACACTCGAAGGCCAAATCAGCAGTCAGACAGCATTAATTTCAAGTTTAACGGCACAAATAAATAGCATCTAG